Within Cyprinus carpio isolate SPL01 chromosome A11, ASM1834038v1, whole genome shotgun sequence, the genomic segment AAACGTAgtctagtcaagtcacctttaacGATTATtacagtacagattgtgtcaaagaagctttacagtgtaaaacagggaaatagtttgtcaataatgcaagaagagaCATTTTTTCCAGcaaaagtcagttcattgattattcagtgatgtcatcatccagttctgctctcttccaatagtgtctgtgcaatctgTCAAGCgttaagcaagccaaaggtgacagtggcaaggaaccaaaactccatcggtgacagaaatggagaaaaaaccttggccAGATGacaccagcatggtgtggtttaattctgACTCTTTATACATTATATACGTAGTAAGTAGTTTTCCAGGTCAATTTCACTTTATTCCTTCATACAAATCTCATGTCAGTACACTCAGTATATAACTTGCGGGCAGTATGCCAACTCAATCCCTCCCCACTCCTAACAACAGGGGAACTGGAGCAAACCAAGTTTGCCGCACAAGGTTTGAGAAGTGAAGCCAAAACGTTTTGATCGTCCCCAGGTGCCTGGTCCCAGTATAGGACATAAAACCcaccctctccatgtaatctaataGGATGCAAGACAaactaaataatacaatttaacttcaaattattatttttttctaagacATCTTTTTTACACCCTGTGGAGCAAATGTGCAAAGTCAGTTACTGACCTTTCCGTTATTAGTTCTTAAAACCTGTTCCATCTTCCATGTTCCTTCAGCAGTTAAAACAAgttacacttttattattattattattattattcattgttaaACCACATATTGGGTATTAATATAAAgtccattttaatataaaatacacatatctACTTCATGTGATCAAAGACACCTTAACTAAAGAATTTCCTATATCCCACTTCCTAGTGGAGAACATCCTTAGCAAAAAAGAACACGCATTCAGtgcataaatgataaaaaaaaaaaaaaaaaaaaaactttttataataatcccctaatatatatatgggAGCCTCAGCGCTGTTGCAGTGACCTGCTTTCATCCAGTCCAGCAGAGGGCAGTAACGCATTCACATACTACATAACGTTACTTCTAGTTCCGTAGCTTGCAGCATCAATCTAAGCAACGAAAAGGCGACTTATCATCACAATGGCAAGTACAGTTTAGCTCTTAAACGTTCTAATATGTGCCTGTAATTTAAAGTACATATTTATTAGCTTGTTATTGTCTCGGTTACGGTTTTTTTGGGCTAACTTTGACTGCAGGGCGTTGTCATGTAAGAGATGGCACTTAGTAACCAGCTACTGCTCgtgtaaatataataaacaaaatcaaaaatacgTCTATTTTTTCCGCAGACAGGTTGAGGGATTTTACAGAGCGGCTATTTTGAATGATATTAGATACTAAGTAGTGACATACGGCTTTTTTCATGTTACCTTTGCCGTTTTTATCACTTTTGCGTTTGTGTTGCAGGCTGAGGTGGAAGAGACGATCAAAAGGATTCAGAGTCAGAAAGGAGTGCAAGGAATCATCATTGTTAATGCAGAAGGTATCTGGCAAATGAGAAATGCATGCAGATGTTTTCGTTTGTGGTGTGCTTCAGTGGCAGCATGAAATTGATTGTTGTTATATCTGTAATATTCCTATGTGCTCTTTTAATAGGCATTCCTATCAAAAGCACTCTTGACAACTCGAGCACAGTTCAGTATGCTGGTAATGTCCACCAGCTGCTCATGAAAGCTCGGGGAATGGTGAGGGACATCGACCCTCAAAATGATCTCACCTTTCTCAGAGTTCGATCAAAGAAGAATGAGATTATGATTGCCCCAGGTAAAGAGATGTACACTTCTGTAATGCTAATTTCCATTAGgttagtgcagtggttctcagaCAAACTTCCAAGCCAGAGGACtggcttaaaatattttaaaggggacatctgatgcccattttccacaagttggtatgattcattagggtcttcatgaaatgtctgcaacacactttggttaaaattcctcagtgaTTGTGTAataaacaccctttttaccttgtcaaaaacagctatGTTCACAGAGACCtgttttggtgcatgtctctttaaatgataatgagcttttGCTCATCCCACCTCT encodes:
- the LOC109059919 gene encoding dynein light chain roadblock-type 1-like produces the protein MAEVEETIKRIQSQKGVQGIIIVNAEGIPIKSTLDNSSTVQYAGNVHQLLMKARGMVRDIDPQNDLTFLRVRSKKNEIMIAPDKDYFLIVIQNPTE